In one window of Streptomyces sp. NBC_01224 DNA:
- a CDS encoding ABC transporter permease, which produces MAETAPPLPREKRRQKAEIPSPPAAQAVVAQHRLTLWQRIKRDRVMLLLTLPGLLYFVVFHYVPLLGYVVAFQDYQPYLGYMHSVWVGFANFSAAFGEPAFWSATFNTLEIALVQLVFFFPIPVALALLLNSIASDRIRRFVQSVVYLPHFIGWVIIVSIFQQILGGAGLLPDVLGGLGLPRYDMMSDPDAFPWLLTLQVAWKDAGWGTIIILAALLNIDRQQYEAAAIDGAGPRRRLWHVTLPGIAPVLILLLILNLGQILSVGFEQILLQRDAVGPDAGEVLDTYVYYHGIKDNDWGVAAAVGLVKAVIGTALVLGANKFAHRLGHEGVYRGADR; this is translated from the coding sequence ATGGCTGAAACAGCACCCCCGTTGCCGCGGGAGAAGCGGCGGCAGAAGGCTGAAATACCCTCCCCGCCCGCTGCCCAGGCCGTTGTCGCACAGCACCGGCTGACACTCTGGCAGCGGATCAAGCGGGACCGGGTGATGCTGCTGCTCACCCTGCCCGGCCTGCTGTACTTTGTCGTTTTCCACTACGTACCGCTGCTCGGCTATGTCGTGGCGTTCCAGGACTACCAGCCGTACCTCGGCTACATGCACAGCGTCTGGGTGGGGTTCGCCAACTTCTCCGCGGCGTTCGGTGAGCCGGCCTTCTGGTCCGCGACGTTCAACACCCTGGAGATCGCCCTCGTCCAGCTGGTGTTCTTCTTTCCGATCCCCGTCGCCCTGGCCCTGCTGCTCAACAGCATCGCCAGCGACCGCATCAGGCGCTTTGTCCAGAGCGTCGTCTATCTGCCGCACTTCATCGGCTGGGTCATCATCGTCTCGATCTTCCAGCAGATACTGGGCGGCGCCGGGCTCCTGCCCGACGTACTCGGCGGGTTGGGGCTGCCGCGCTACGACATGATGAGCGACCCCGACGCCTTCCCCTGGCTGCTGACCCTCCAGGTGGCCTGGAAGGACGCCGGCTGGGGCACGATCATCATCCTCGCCGCGCTGCTGAACATCGACAGACAGCAGTACGAGGCCGCCGCGATCGATGGCGCGGGTCCGCGACGCCGCCTCTGGCACGTGACCCTGCCGGGCATCGCCCCCGTACTCATCCTGCTGCTGATCCTCAACCTCGGGCAGATCCTTTCCGTCGGCTTCGAGCAGATCCTGCTCCAGCGCGACGCGGTCGGCCCGGACGCCGGTGAGGTCCTCGACACCTACGTCTACTACCACGGCATCAAGGACAACGACTGGGGCGTCGCCGCCGCCGTCGGACTCGTCAAGGCGGTCATCGGCACCGCACTCGTCCTGGGCGCGAACAAGTTCGCCCACCGACTCGGCCATGAAGGGGTGTACCGCGGTGCTGACCGCTGA
- a CDS encoding LacI family DNA-binding transcriptional regulator, with protein MRRQSTAADGQRRATVTDVARRAGVSTATVSRVLNRNYPVAEATRERVESAMRELGYVVNAHARALAGVSNRTVGIIVNEVIDPFYAYIARGVEREAALGGRLCLVCCTQGDPQRELAFIDLMHERRADAVVVVGGSLADRGYTTELARRARELDAGGSKLVLCGRPPLGEQAPTAAVEYDNEGGAFAITDHLLMQGHERILYLGGPPKLSTTRDRLAGHQRALELRGITPDPELVQPGAFSRNFGYRRMAELLRDGPDFTAVFAANDVVAAGAAQALEEAGVRVPKDVSLVGYDDIPVAQELRPRLTTVHVPLEEMGRQAVRLAVTGGDEDDWREPTTGALRLGTHIVVRDSVAPRTGRPTRM; from the coding sequence ATGCGCCGGCAGAGCACAGCCGCGGACGGACAACGGCGCGCGACGGTCACCGATGTCGCGCGGCGCGCGGGCGTCTCGACGGCCACGGTCTCCCGCGTACTGAACCGCAACTACCCTGTCGCCGAGGCGACCCGGGAGCGTGTCGAGTCCGCGATGCGCGAGCTCGGATATGTCGTCAACGCCCATGCCCGTGCGCTGGCCGGTGTCTCCAACCGCACTGTCGGCATCATCGTCAACGAGGTCATCGACCCGTTCTACGCGTACATCGCGCGTGGCGTGGAGCGGGAGGCGGCACTCGGCGGACGGCTCTGTCTGGTCTGCTGCACCCAGGGCGACCCGCAGCGCGAGCTGGCCTTCATCGATCTGATGCATGAGCGCAGGGCGGACGCCGTGGTCGTGGTCGGCGGCTCCCTCGCGGACCGCGGCTACACCACCGAGCTGGCCCGCAGGGCGCGCGAGCTGGACGCGGGCGGATCGAAACTCGTGCTGTGCGGCAGGCCGCCGCTGGGCGAGCAGGCCCCGACCGCCGCCGTCGAGTACGACAACGAGGGCGGCGCGTTCGCCATCACCGACCATCTGCTGATGCAGGGGCACGAGCGGATCCTCTACCTCGGCGGCCCGCCCAAGCTCTCCACCACCCGCGACCGGCTGGCCGGGCACCAGCGGGCCCTTGAGCTGCGGGGCATCACCCCGGACCCCGAGCTGGTCCAGCCCGGCGCCTTCAGCCGTAACTTCGGGTACCGGCGGATGGCCGAACTACTGCGGGACGGACCGGACTTCACTGCGGTCTTCGCCGCCAACGACGTGGTGGCGGCAGGCGCGGCGCAGGCTCTGGAGGAGGCCGGGGTACGGGTGCCGAAGGACGTGTCCCTGGTGGGGTACGACGACATTCCGGTGGCCCAGGAGCTGCGGCCGCGGCTGACCACCGTCCATGTGCCGCTGGAGGAGATGGGGCGCCAGGCGGTACGACTGGCCGTCACCGGCGGGGACGAGGACGACTGGCGCGAACCGACCACGGGTGCGCTGCGCCTCGGCACCCACATCGTGGTACGCGATTCCGTTGCGCCACGAACCGGCCGACCCACCCGGATGTGA
- a CDS encoding extracellular solute-binding protein, producing the protein MSSSTPINRRALFRMGAGVGLGLAAAPLLAACGDGGTTAKAEAKSASLLPDTAVRNIGLKPDLAGTAAGVPQGYFSYPAKPLRATKGTPLKGAKPISATMETFSPPPPARGKNAAWQEIEKLLGGQVNITAVPADDYGTKFSTMVASDSLPDLFMYPEVGGVDNKAAFLQAKCADLTPYLAGEKIKDYPNLAAIPKGAWQAAIFGGKLFGIPIARTGTGGAGFYRHDLFEEVGVTSLDQITDLDRFVEVCKELTRPKKDQYAIIAGATTMLAMSAGAPYAWRLDEKTGKFTSDLETPEYRKAVETARELYKSGCYYPGTLQMSGAQKAQYTDMFKNGKGAYVYDGMPTYLAPGVGYIASMGAIDKKYDPRPFVPIGKDAISWMDNLKLENTHVKKASAERVKQILALADFAASPFGSQEYTLINYGVEGKDFTRDAKGNPALTKQGTQDVTVPWKFMASAVPAIFSADSEQGVRHVHEAFTKMIPIMEQDPTLQYSSPTWDSKGFGSLYTFKQDALKDIIAGRKPMSAYDQLVKDYLAKGGEQARGEFEDAFQKGKK; encoded by the coding sequence GTGTCGAGCTCCACCCCCATCAATCGCAGAGCGCTGTTCCGCATGGGTGCGGGCGTCGGTCTGGGACTGGCCGCCGCCCCGCTGCTCGCCGCTTGCGGCGACGGCGGCACGACCGCGAAGGCGGAGGCCAAGAGCGCCTCGCTGCTCCCGGACACCGCGGTCCGCAACATCGGCCTCAAGCCCGACCTGGCGGGCACCGCCGCCGGTGTTCCGCAGGGCTACTTCAGCTACCCGGCCAAGCCGCTGCGGGCCACGAAGGGCACGCCGCTCAAGGGTGCCAAGCCGATCAGCGCGACGATGGAGACCTTCTCCCCGCCGCCGCCCGCCCGCGGCAAGAACGCCGCCTGGCAGGAGATCGAGAAGCTCCTCGGCGGCCAGGTGAACATCACCGCCGTCCCCGCCGACGACTACGGCACCAAGTTCTCCACCATGGTCGCGAGCGACAGCCTGCCCGATCTCTTCATGTATCCCGAGGTCGGGGGCGTCGACAACAAGGCGGCCTTCCTCCAGGCCAAGTGCGCCGACCTGACTCCGTACCTCGCCGGGGAAAAGATCAAGGACTACCCGAACCTGGCCGCGATCCCGAAGGGCGCCTGGCAGGCCGCGATCTTCGGCGGGAAGCTGTTCGGCATCCCGATCGCCCGCACCGGCACCGGCGGCGCCGGCTTCTACCGCCACGACCTGTTCGAGGAGGTCGGCGTCACCAGCCTCGACCAGATCACCGACCTCGACCGGTTCGTCGAGGTCTGCAAGGAACTGACCCGGCCGAAGAAGGACCAGTACGCAATCATCGCGGGCGCCACCACGATGCTCGCCATGTCCGCGGGCGCTCCCTACGCCTGGCGGCTGGACGAGAAGACCGGCAAGTTCACCTCCGACCTGGAGACGCCGGAGTACCGCAAGGCCGTGGAGACCGCCCGGGAGCTGTACAAGTCCGGCTGCTACTACCCGGGCACCCTTCAGATGTCCGGGGCGCAGAAGGCCCAGTACACGGACATGTTCAAGAACGGCAAGGGTGCGTACGTCTACGACGGCATGCCCACCTACCTGGCCCCCGGCGTCGGGTACATCGCCTCCATGGGAGCGATCGACAAGAAGTACGACCCGCGCCCCTTCGTCCCGATCGGCAAGGACGCCATCTCCTGGATGGACAACCTCAAGCTGGAGAACACCCACGTCAAGAAGGCGTCCGCGGAACGGGTCAAGCAGATCCTCGCACTCGCCGACTTCGCCGCCTCCCCGTTCGGCAGCCAGGAGTACACGCTCATCAACTACGGCGTCGAGGGCAAGGACTTCACCCGTGATGCCAAGGGCAACCCGGCCCTCACCAAGCAGGGCACCCAGGACGTCACCGTGCCCTGGAAGTTCATGGCCTCCGCCGTCCCCGCCATCTTCAGCGCCGACTCGGAGCAGGGCGTCCGTCACGTCCACGAGGCCTTCACCAAGATGATCCCGATCATGGAGCAGGACCCGACGCTCCAGTACTCCTCGCCCACCTGGGACTCGAAGGGATTCGGCAGCCTCTACACGTTCAAGCAGGACGCGCTCAAGGACATCATCGCGGGCCGCAAGCCCATGTCCGCCTACGACCAGCTCGTCAAGGACTACCTGGCCAAGGGCGGCGAGCAGGCCCGCGGCGAGTTCGAGGACGCCTTCCAGAAGGGGAAGAAGTGA
- a CDS encoding carbohydrate ABC transporter permease, with protein sequence MERPTRIGQTAKAIAIVVVVLAVAYPLVGVIGTSFASQTDIIKSSGLVLWPDHPTLDAYRTIFTGGVVTRALIVSVGITVFGTLASLLVTVGMAYGLSRRDVTGSRFILMTALFTMLFNAGIIPNFLLVKGLGLYDTYAALVMPTLVSAFNLVVLRSFFMNLPEELYDAAKVDGAGDFRILVRIVLPLSKAVLAVISLFYAVTYWNAFFNSLLYLNDSDKWPLPMVLRTYVLQGQSLNAASAGEVLAPQQAVQMAVLVIAVVPILCVYPFLQRYFTKGVLTGAVKG encoded by the coding sequence ATGGAGCGGCCGACCCGCATCGGGCAGACCGCCAAGGCGATCGCCATCGTCGTGGTCGTGCTCGCCGTCGCCTACCCGCTGGTCGGCGTCATCGGCACGAGCTTCGCCTCGCAGACCGACATCATCAAGAGCTCCGGCCTCGTCCTGTGGCCGGACCACCCCACCCTGGACGCCTACCGCACCATCTTCACCGGCGGAGTCGTCACCCGGGCGCTGATCGTCTCCGTCGGCATCACCGTATTCGGCACCCTCGCCAGCCTGCTCGTCACCGTCGGCATGGCGTACGGACTCTCCCGCCGCGATGTCACGGGCTCCCGCTTCATCCTGATGACGGCCCTGTTCACGATGCTCTTCAACGCGGGCATCATCCCGAACTTCCTGCTGGTCAAGGGACTCGGCCTGTACGACACCTACGCGGCGCTCGTCATGCCCACCCTGGTCAGCGCCTTCAACCTCGTCGTCCTGCGGTCCTTCTTCATGAACCTGCCGGAGGAGTTGTACGACGCCGCGAAGGTCGACGGGGCCGGTGACTTCCGCATCCTGGTGCGGATCGTCCTGCCGCTGTCCAAGGCCGTCCTCGCAGTGATCAGCCTCTTCTACGCGGTGACGTACTGGAACGCCTTCTTCAACTCGCTCCTGTACCTCAACGACTCCGACAAGTGGCCGCTGCCGATGGTGCTGCGCACCTACGTCCTGCAGGGCCAGAGCCTGAACGCCGCATCGGCCGGCGAGGTGCTCGCCCCGCAGCAGGCCGTCCAGATGGCGGTTCTTGTGATCGCCGTCGTGCCGATCCTCTGTGTCTACCCGTTCCTCCAGCGCTACTTCACCAAGGGCGTCCTCACAGGCGCCGTCAAGGGCTGA
- a CDS encoding hydroxyacid dehydrogenase — protein sequence MSPGLLDDVFPPPVRARLEETADLLNPSVISEFDSPDASAALNAAEVLLTGWGCPPVDAALLDRTPALRAVIHAAGTVKTFLSPAAFDRGIVVSSAAAANAVPVAEFTLAAIIMGAKRVFPLAGLYRTRRTHRTGADLDRQHWLGTHGLTIGIVGASRIGRRVIELLRVLDAEVLLYDPYVGAAEAELLGVTPTDLDTLVATSDVVSVHAPDTPETRGIIDARRIALMRPGTLLVNTARGPLVDTEALTGHLVSGRLDAVLDVTSPEPLPDGHPLWDLPNVFLTPHLAGAQGNEVGRLGALAVDELARFARGAPFDHPVHRADLGRIA from the coding sequence ATGAGCCCCGGACTGCTCGACGACGTCTTTCCGCCACCGGTGCGGGCTCGTCTCGAGGAGACCGCCGACCTCCTCAACCCGTCCGTGATCAGCGAGTTCGACTCCCCGGACGCCTCCGCGGCACTGAATGCGGCGGAGGTCCTGCTCACCGGTTGGGGATGCCCGCCCGTCGACGCCGCGCTGCTGGACCGGACACCCGCGCTGCGCGCCGTGATCCATGCGGCCGGCACGGTGAAAACGTTTCTGTCCCCGGCCGCGTTCGACCGCGGGATCGTCGTTTCCTCGGCCGCCGCCGCCAATGCCGTACCGGTCGCCGAGTTCACCCTGGCGGCGATCATCATGGGCGCCAAACGAGTCTTTCCGCTGGCCGGGCTCTACCGCACCCGGCGCACCCACCGCACCGGCGCCGACCTCGACCGCCAGCACTGGCTCGGCACGCACGGCCTGACCATCGGCATCGTCGGGGCGTCCCGGATCGGCCGCCGGGTGATCGAACTACTCCGGGTCCTCGATGCCGAGGTACTGCTGTACGACCCGTACGTCGGTGCGGCCGAGGCGGAACTGCTCGGTGTCACCCCGACCGACCTGGACACCCTGGTGGCGACCAGCGACGTGGTGAGCGTCCATGCCCCCGACACGCCGGAGACCCGCGGGATCATCGACGCCAGGCGGATCGCCCTGATGCGGCCCGGCACCCTGCTCGTCAACACGGCCCGCGGCCCCCTGGTGGACACCGAGGCGCTGACCGGGCACCTGGTCAGCGGGCGGCTGGACGCCGTCCTCGATGTGACATCGCCCGAGCCACTGCCGGACGGCCACCCGCTGTGGGACCTGCCGAACGTCTTCCTCACCCCGCATCTCGCGGGCGCCCAGGGCAACGAGGTGGGACGGCTCGGTGCGCTCGCAGTGGACGAGCTGGCGCGGTTCGCGCGGGGCGCACCGTTCGACCACCCGGTGCACCGGGCCGACCTGGGGAGGATCGCATGA